One Thermoanaerobaculum aquaticum genomic window, TTTTTGGTGGCAAACACTTCTTCGGTGAGGAAGGCGTGCTCGGCGCGCTCCCGCACCTGGGTGGTCATTTCCTCCTGGGTGAGAAAAACCCGGGCCACGGGGGGCAGGGTGGAGGCCAGAAGCCAGCCCAGAGCTGCACCCACAAAGGGCGGGGTGAGGATCCAGAACTCCAGGGGCAAGCCCCAAACTTCCACGAGCTTGAGAAGCAGGGAAACCAGGGCGGAGCCGGCCAAAGCCCCTAGCGCTGCTGCTCGCCAGGCTGCTTGCGGGTAGTGACCGGCGGCTCCCACCACCACCGGCACAACCTCTGCGGCGCTTTCCTTTTCCACCGCTTTTACCGCTTCCACCACCGCCTGCTGCGCTTGGGTGTCGAAAAGCTCTTCAAGCTTCACTGCTACTCCTTTTAAATGAGGAGCTTAACACGCTCAGATTGCGGCCGGCAACGCCTCGGGGCGGTCATCCATTTACCAAAGCTCTGTTGGGTGCGCAGGAAGCTGTTTGGTGGCCTGAAGAGGAGAAGGGTGTAACGAAAAAAGCGAAAAAGACGTCGGACCGCGGGGAGCTATGCGGCCTTCCCAGGGGGCTTCGCCAGCGTACGAACATTAAGCGCGAATTCCTCTGGACAACCAAGCTTAAGGTCGCGGGGTAAAACCCTTGGGGACGAGGAGCTCGCCCGCATCGTAGAAGTTGAGGTATAAAACCACCGGCTCCTTGGCACCTTCCCAGGTGATGGCAAAAACGTCTAAGAGAGCCATACCCCACGGCGAATTTTGGCTTTCCACCGGGCAGCAGGAACCCAGCCGCTCGTACTCGATCACTTGCCCTTGGGGACCCCGCAAGGAGTTGAGGAACGCCTTTTCCTTTTGGGGCCCGGAAGTCACACCCTCCAGAGTCAACCCGGCAACCTTCACCGGTTTTTCTGGGGTATAGCCGTACTGTTCGTCGGTGGCCAGCTCTTCCAGGTGAACGTAGGGCTCTTCGTCGCTGCGGCCATAGGGGTAACCTCGTCCCTCCGAGCTGACGCGGCCAACCATAGTGGGAAGCTGCTTTTCTACTGGGGCGGAGGTTCCACAAGAGGTAAGACCAAGCACGAGCGCCAAGCCGGCAGCCAGGTGAAGGCCCGCAAATGCCAGGAAAAACTGCGCTTGCTTGCCCCTGGATTTACGCCTCATCGCTGCCCTCCGGAGATTGCGGTGAACGTCACCACGCTCGTAACGTCTCTCGCTGTTTCCCTGGGGTCCACCACCAGCGGGGGTGGGTTTTGCAAATCCAAATCGAACACCACGTCGTTGGGGGTTGGAATGGGGTTGCCCAGGGGATCGAAGGCGTAGTTGCCGGCGCCGGCAAAAGGCTCCTGGGGATTGGTGCAGGCGGCTATGCAGCAGCCCAAAACCCACGAGGCGTTTTCAATGGCCCGGGCTTGCAGCAGCGTGCGCCAAACGTGATCCCGGCGCCACGGCCACCACGCCACCGCCACCAGAAGGTTTGCCCCACCTTGGAGCACCAGCGCCCGCGCTTGCTCGGGAAAGCGCACGTCGTTGCAGGTTAAAAGCCCCAGGGTGGCCCAGGGGAGCTTCACCGCCACATAGCGGTCCCCTTCCTTCCACAGCTCGTGTTCCCGGTTGGGGCGGAAGAGGTGCACCTTGTGGTAATGGGCGATTTCTGCCCCTGCTTGCCAAACCGTTAACCGGTTGTAGCCATCTTCCACCACCGCGCCAAACACAAACAGCGTCTCCGGGTGAGCAGCGGAAAGCTGGGAAAAGACCTCCCGGGCCCGGGAAGCCTCCAGGCTTTGGCGGTAGCCGGTGAGAAAAAGCTCCGGGAACACCACTAAATCGGCACCTTCCGCCGCCGCCCGGCTCACTTCAAACTGCAATCTTTCGAGGTTTTCCTCCAGCTGGCCACACACAAAACGGGAAAGGTAGGCACGCATGAACCTAGGGTAGCTGAAGACCCGGGGGATCGGCAAAGGTGCGCCGGCAAAACACGTTGCCCTGCACCCCGCGCAGCTGAACCTCCACCTGATGCACGCCCACCGGTCCCTCGGGGCGGGGGAAGCTCACCTCGTAATAACCGGCCAAAGCGCCTGCCAGCTTTTTTTGCGCTTGGGCCGGGAAAAGATGGGTTTTGGCGTAAAGCCCGCCGGTGTCCTCGGCGGCGTGAATGAGGCCAATTTCCAGGGTGTGCCAGTCGGCATCGGTGATGTCCAGGGAAAACACCGGAATCCCGGAGGCTTCCAGGAGCGCGGAGGCAGCCACATAATCGGCGGGCATGTACACCCCGGGATAGCTGAATCGCCCCAGGCCCCAGCCCAGAAGGATCACCTGTCTGTGGCCGGGGAGGCTCGCCAGGGCCTGGGCTAAAAACCGCAAGCCTTTTTCCGGGGTGGCGGCGCGGGCGCAGGTTTCTTCGTCAAGGAAGCGGCGCAAGCTGGGGCCTTCGGGCTCTCCCGCTCGATAGGGCAAGGCTCGGAAAAGCCCCTGACGGAGGATTTCCGCCACCCGTCTGTGATCTTGGGTGAAGTCCTGCACCAGGTGCAGGCGCGAATCCTGAATGAGGAGCGCCACCTTGAAGTTTTCCGGAAGCCCCTCCACCACCTCAGCAGCGCGGCCTTGAAACGCCAAAAGGCCAGAAGCCCGCGCCCTTTGCAGATCCCGCTGCACCAGCACCACCACCAGGTGCTGGCTTTCGGGGGCAGCTCCTTTCTCGCCCGAGGGGGCCTTCCCGGTGGAGGAAAGATCCACCCACTCCACCACATCGGGGATGACCTCTTTCCCGTCCACCAAAACGCGGAAGTTGTTGGCTTTCAGGCCCAAAATAGGCGAACCATCGGCGCCCAACACCCGCACCTGGAGCACCACCCGCCGCACCTCGACTTTTTCGGAAAACTGCGGGACCTGCGCGACGAGCGCCAGCACCAGGGGCCACATGGGCTTACCCGCTCGGCGGTGGTGGGCTGGGGGCGGGACGGTGGGTCAGGGTAAGGGCGGTAATGGCCGCAATGGCAATGGCGGCTCCTAAAACCTGCTGCGTGGAAAGGGTCTCGCCCAAGAACACCACAGCTAACACCGAAGCCACGATTGGAATCAGGTTGGAAAAGGCGGAAACAAAGCTGGCCCGCAGCCGGCTTAAGGCGTAATTCAACAGGAAATACGCGCCAAAAGAGCACGCCAGCCCCAAGTACACGGTGGC contains:
- a CDS encoding nitrilase-related carbon-nitrogen hydrolase, yielding MRAYLSRFVCGQLEENLERLQFEVSRAAAEGADLVVFPELFLTGYRQSLEASRAREVFSQLSAAHPETLFVFGAVVEDGYNRLTVWQAGAEIAHYHKVHLFRPNREHELWKEGDRYVAVKLPWATLGLLTCNDVRFPEQARALVLQGGANLLVAVAWWPWRRDHVWRTLLQARAIENASWVLGCCIAACTNPQEPFAGAGNYAFDPLGNPIPTPNDVVFDLDLQNPPPLVVDPRETARDVTSVVTFTAISGGQR
- a CDS encoding vWA domain-containing protein, producing the protein MLALVAQVPQFSEKVEVRRVVLQVRVLGADGSPILGLKANNFRVLVDGKEVIPDVVEWVDLSSTGKAPSGEKGAAPESQHLVVVLVQRDLQRARASGLLAFQGRAAEVVEGLPENFKVALLIQDSRLHLVQDFTQDHRRVAEILRQGLFRALPYRAGEPEGPSLRRFLDEETCARAATPEKGLRFLAQALASLPGHRQVILLGWGLGRFSYPGVYMPADYVAASALLEASGIPVFSLDITDADWHTLEIGLIHAAEDTGGLYAKTHLFPAQAQKKLAGALAGYYEVSFPRPEGPVGVHQVEVQLRGVQGNVFCRRTFADPPGLQLP